From one Methanobrevibacter woesei genomic stretch:
- a CDS encoding fibrillarin-like rRNA/tRNA 2'-O-methyltransferase: MNIYLKDNQLATENLVVGTSVYGEPLIKSDDKEYRIWNPTRSKLAASLLNGMEKLDIPENSKILYLGASTGTTVSHISDIIKDGLIYAVEFSPVTAKKLVRLANQRTNIAPILGDATKPKEYLNIVEKVDLVYCDVAQPTQTELFVKNMNIFAKEDGKGLLMLKARSIDVVQKPKKIFKEEEKKLKEKGFTVLEKIKLEPYEKDHIAFLVEKNF, from the coding sequence AACATCTATCTAAAAGATAACCAATTAGCAACCGAAAATTTAGTTGTGGGCACTTCCGTTTATGGAGAACCGCTAATTAAAAGTGATGATAAAGAGTATAGGATTTGGAACCCTACAAGATCCAAACTTGCAGCTAGTCTGTTAAATGGAATGGAAAAACTGGATATCCCAGAAAACAGCAAAATTCTTTATTTAGGAGCATCTACTGGAACCACAGTATCCCATATCTCAGATATCATTAAAGATGGTTTGATTTATGCAGTTGAATTTTCACCAGTTACTGCAAAAAAACTTGTTAGACTTGCTAACCAAAGAACAAATATTGCCCCAATACTTGGAGATGCAACTAAACCCAAAGAATATTTGAATATCGTGGAAAAAGTTGATTTAGTTTACTGTGACGTTGCACAGCCTACTCAAACTGAACTATTTGTAAAAAACATGAATATTTTCGCTAAAGAAGACGGAAAAGGACTATTAATGCTAAAAGCAAGAAGTATTGATGTTGTACAGAAACCTAAAAAGATTTTTAAAGAGGAAGAAAAAAAGTTAAAAGAAAAAGGTTTCACAGTTCTTGAAAAAATTAAATTGGAGCCATATGAAAAAGACCATATTGCATTCTTAGTAGAAAAAAACTTTTAA